From a region of the Methanothrix sp. genome:
- a CDS encoding orotate phosphoribosyltransferase-like protein yields MKSIEDLIKKATELKSEGLSEGQISEELNVSRETVTWLLTHAERATVPGPKDISVDWSMIGRSAYRLSHIAQALSEMIFDLLDEKELDIDMVVGVALSGVPLASMVANHMGVGLAVYMPTKQMASQDVKPHGNLSTNFADVNGRECVIVDDVITSGRTLEEAVAYLDDHGARTNVIAVLIDKRGVDSIAGVPVCSLLKVIRVN; encoded by the coding sequence ATGAAGAGTATAGAGGATCTCATAAAGAAAGCCACAGAGCTCAAGTCTGAGGGTCTTTCAGAGGGTCAGATATCTGAGGAGCTGAACGTCTCCAGGGAGACCGTCACCTGGCTTCTCACGCATGCCGAGCGCGCCACAGTCCCCGGGCCGAAGGATATCTCGGTGGACTGGTCTATGATAGGAAGGAGCGCCTACAGGCTGAGCCACATAGCCCAGGCGCTATCAGAGATGATATTCGATCTCCTTGACGAGAAGGAGCTTGACATCGATATGGTCGTGGGCGTGGCGCTGAGCGGTGTGCCCCTCGCTAGCATGGTCGCGAACCACATGGGCGTGGGGCTCGCGGTCTACATGCCAACAAAGCAGATGGCATCGCAGGATGTCAAACCCCATGGGAACCTGAGCACGAACTTCGCCGATGTCAATGGCAGGGAGTGCGTCATCGTGGATGATGTGATAACGTCAGGCAGGACCCTGGAGGAGGCGGTCGCATACCTGGATGATCACGGCGCCAGGACGAATGTCATAGCGGTTCTGATCGACAAGAGGGGCGTGGACAGCATCGCAGGTGTGCCGGTCTGCTCCCTGCTCAAGGTCATCAGGGTCAACTGA